aaatgattcacaattaatagaaaaaaaattgacaagcaaaaaaaaaaaaaaaaaaagaaaagaagagagagaggacaatcacccaaatttatcaaacaataaaaattatgtctagaaaaaaaaaatcatgtctaattaaaaaataataataataacaccaTGTACGGCCCaggaaatcaaaagaaaaaaaaggattaaataaaaaagtaggcAACGTTCCAGGaagtgaaaataataataataataaatgcctTAAAAGGAGAAACGcctaggaaagcagaaaaaaataaataaataaaaagaaaactgtaCTAAATTAGTGCAATatggaaaattttgttatttatctaTTAGGCTTCTCTCCTCaagttttctctctattttagagagacaaattttttgttatttatatatcaaaGTCCTCTCCTCAAGTTTTCTCTTGAGAGACAAGTTTTAAGTGGGTCTAGATGGAAAACATTTGGATCCCACTAaaaattttctcttactctctcCTTACCAAACAACATCCTTCCtcgttttctctccaaaattttctattcaCCATATTTCACCTCAAAAAAACACaactaagaaaaaatttaaaaagtgagGAGGGAGGGGGCAATGGCCTTCCGGCCCCTCTCTGGCTCCGCCACTTACAACCATCATCATGATAAGTGTATCTACATGTAAAAATTGCTGTGTACAAGatgtgttttgctttttatgttttaaggAGTTTGGTTTACTTGCATGCAGGTGCTCACTCTGCTAAAATAACTTTCACAAACAACTGTCCAAGAACCATCTGGCCAGGAACCCTAGCTTTGGATCAAAAACCTCAACTATCAAAGACTGGATTTGAGTTAGCATCCAAAGCATCCTTAACGCTGGATGTCCAAGCTCCATGGAAGGGCCAGTTTTGGGCCCGAACCCGATGCTCCACCAACTCAGGAAAGTTCACTTGTGAGACTGCCGATTGTAGCACCGGTCAAGTTACGTGCAACGGTAATCTTGCAATCCCGCCAGCTTCTTTAGTAGAAATCAGCATAGCAGCCAGGGGTGGGACGGACTTCTATGATGTTCGCCTTGTAGATGGCTTCAACTTGCCTGTTTCTGTAGCCACCAGAGGCGGCACTGGTAAATGCAAAGCCTCAAGCTGTCCAGCCAACGTGAATACGGTTTGCCCAGCGAAGTTGCAAGTGAAAGGGTCGGATGGTAGCGTGCTTGCTTGCAAGAGCGCCTGTATTGCTTTCAGTCAACCACAGTATTGTTGCACTGGCCCATTTCGCCCCCCAAAATCATGTCCACCCACAAACTATTCTCGTATCTTTAAGCAGCAGTGTCCTCAAGCTTATAGTCATGCTACTGATGATCAGAACAGCTCCTTTACCTGCTCTGGTGCACCCGCCTATGTTATCACTTTTTGTCCATGAATTATAGAGAGGAATTATGCGTTCCTAAATTTGTAATAAGAAACTGATATGTTTAGTACTAAGGCACATGTATGTATGTGTCAACGAATAGTTATTTGAATAAAACATATACCAAATATGTTAGATGGACacacattatattttctttgaatgctagaatatatatttttacatataatcATAATTATAGTAAAATgtttattaataactatcataattatcaaatttcatgtttttacaaacaaaaaaaaaaattatattatataaaactttCATGTGCATTGCAGGGGTTACCaattagtttttcaaaattttcaaagtaatTCTATTAGgaagtttttaaaatcttatctATCCATtttgaaatgcatgaattggaTTTTTCAATTAtctcattaataatttaaataataaaaatttgcaatagtcaatatttttttgttgttggaacatttatttaataaaataaaagtttattaaattaatttgttgatttaaataataaaatggcCATGTTAACGGGTGATGATGCAAAGAAAATTAGTAGGCTAGATGCTCTGGGCTTCAACAATTAGTAATCGCTTGGAAGGCCTGAAAAGAAATATACACGATCAAAAGTGACTGGGGTAGACTGGCTAAGAACCCTCCGATGCTCAAGTtagtttctctcttaaattcTAGAGTTCCAACTTTTTAGGAGTTGTGAAAAACTTACTTTCATTTGATGTGGATGAGTGCTTATATAGTGTGCTTTTGAAGCAGTTACTTGTCTCGTAAATTCCCTTATATTTAAGGAAGTCAAAAGGTTTAGGGTTAACTTCTACAACCGCTATAGGAGTTAGAATATTTAATCTTATCTTCTACAATTGTCGTTGGAAGTTAAGTATTTAGCAGAAAATTATAGCGATGAATTATGATTTTGCTTGTGTTTCAAAATAGTGACATGTGGTTCGATTCACTAGTCTTTTGTTGGAAaatttttctagaaattttccaagaaattttccaagtgtTGGGGGTCGCCTAGGCACTTTCCTGATGGACAACCCTCATGCCCATGGACGACCATCCTACGAGGGATGACCATTCCTATCTTCTTGACCTGGACAACTCTCATGGACAAATCGAAGTTGATTCAATTTTCAGTTCACCATCAACAGGTGCTCTTAGGACAATTATTAAGAAATCTTTTAACAccattttcatggaaaatataaaaagctacTAGAAAATTTAGTTGTTCTATCATTTTCCcattaaaatgtttctaaaaataaatcctAAACCAATAATCTTAGAGCATTTGTTATTCGTTAACATTTCTCAATGATAAAAGTGAGCTTCATGTGGTTAATAAGCATAAGTGTGGAGTTAGTGTTATTATAGAAAATCCTCAATAAGTAGTGTTTTAGGAATTTTAGGAGGAGTTATCttaaaaattctaaagattTTTAAGCCAATACACTTCCTTGGtagtaataaatatatatattacactaCAATTATGAACCGTTTAATACTATATGtgtcaaaaaatattaataatatattggtTGTTTTGCATAAATTTAAGATGATTGTTTGTGTTTTCTGTTGTTGTAATATTTATgtataaattgaattttttttttcttctatatatacaagatagaaattatattctAACATAATCTTGTGTgaaactcattcttagagacttgaactctAACCTTTACCCTCgtaccccacaagcacttatacttgtggaatgaTTATCACACCAAGAGTACGAGAAATTATAAAGTCAttatggtggacaagtgatgtaGTCCACCATTCCAGTAAAAGActcccacttgtttaaaattgtaaagttttaaataaaaactaaatactgactcagcaattttaaataggttAGAGTTTTTTATTAGAATGATGGACAAATGACGTGGTCCACTATGAGgactgtataatttctccaaGAGTGCGTGGTGGTATGTACAAATTGACtttatttcttgaaaaaaataaagaaattaattaatgcAATATTAAATATACCTTTAATTTATGCATATTCTTGGCTTTTGTTAGCCTTGGTTAAAACATATTTAATgctttattattaaataatatttttaagtaaaatttgatTGATACTTTAAGAACATTAGtttatgacattttttaaaactttttctaaaaaataaagtcaaacccctttttttttttttttttttttttttttttttttttttttcaggtggGCAATCTGAGGTAATCTTCAACTATTTCAAATGGGCAATCTGAGGTAACCTTCAACAACGAGAACAAATGAAATGACCTTTGATTAGGTGCCAGACCGTCAATTGGTGATTCTAATCCTCAACACGATCCGGGAACTTTATATGTATTCTTCAACCTGATGAATGGCAAGGTAGCATTTGGGCTAGGACCAAGTGCACCAGCAATGActcattctattttttatgggaaactGGAGACTGGATTAGCCACAAAGAGTTTCCAATCTCCACCACCCACTTGCCCAGTGACCCCACTCAATTTCTATATAAACCAATATTCTGTGGTGTCCTATGTAGTGAGCTTAAACCATGGGCATAATATGGCAGTCTGGATCGAACCCATTGGTTTAGTGGGACTGTAGTCGATGGGTTTGGACCATAACCTATTGTGGATTGTGTTCAAGATACAAGTAATATGCGTCCATCTAACTTAGTAAGGGATTGTTTACAAGAAAGGCAATGGAAGCATGATTGGCGAAgttaatatttgattgatttatatatatatatatatatatgaataatacGGGAATTGATTTGTATCAAGTCAACTTTTTAATagaatcaataaatttttaacttGCCAATCACGCTTGGctttccttaaaaataaaaaccctaccTTTCCTATGATTGGCGGAgttaatatttgattgattatatatatatatatatatatgaatgataCATTGATTTGTATCAATTCAACTTTTTAATagaatcaataaatttttaacttGCCAATCACACTTGGCTTTCCTTCAAAATACAAACCCTACCTTTCCTATGTATAAATTCTCCCTTGCCGAACTTATTTCATAATTCCAACTTATATTTTAACTCAAAAGCAAAGGTTCAATGGCTGGCGAAGCTCTCATCGTCCTTCTTCTCTTGTTCATTACAGGTAACTGATTGATACgcccttctcttttcttttgctaGATGATAGTATATCacaaaaatatcacaaatatgtGCAAATTTTAATGCACCTTAATATTGGTATTTATGAGGACAAGCAAAGAAGCT
The sequence above is drawn from the Quercus robur chromosome 7, dhQueRobu3.1, whole genome shotgun sequence genome and encodes:
- the LOC126691966 gene encoding thaumatin-like protein 1, with protein sequence MMKTLALYGPILTFFFLSGAHSAKITFTNNCPRTIWPGTLALDQKPQLSKTGFELASKASLTLDVQAPWKGQFWARTRCSTNSGKFTCETADCSTGQVTCNGNLAIPPASLVEISIAARGGTDFYDVRLVDGFNLPVSVATRGGTGKCKASSCPANVNTVCPAKLQVKGSDGSVLACKSACIAFSQPQYCCTGPFRPPKSCPPTNYSRIFKQQCPQAYSHATDDQNSSFTCSGAPAYVITFCP